One Sander vitreus isolate 19-12246 chromosome 23, sanVit1, whole genome shotgun sequence DNA window includes the following coding sequences:
- the LOC144537688 gene encoding LOW QUALITY PROTEIN: transcription termination factor 2, mitochondrial-like (The sequence of the model RefSeq protein was modified relative to this genomic sequence to represent the inferred CDS: inserted 1 base in 1 codon) codes for MLRVTTASLCTYCQRMRLLIAPSASASAFTVTSPNKTLENQLTVDSLYQLSVDIRKVRKFRGWVLXYVSETADLLRDMGADPTAIARILQTHPEAVLCRPEDVAAQRDLWVSVCPNKRKLMSIIEKFPASFFTLTHHSNQRANILYLQSLRLSNRIIGKLMASAPQSFSRPVELNKEVIYTLRETYLDLGGDEVNLRIWLQKLLSQNPFILLRPAEAWRDSLGFLREQGFTTEELLSLVSSLRASIAELQPEAMQQALAYIEGALACSKDELKQIVIRCPAILYYSLPTLVGRFQGLMDVGVSMEQVKESPNILELTTQIVLHRIQKLASYGYDVCSGSLDIIVGTKKDFEMSYGKLHLRQQQPLFNPVAPLRSAEE; via the exons ATGCTTCGTGTCACCACTGCCTCCCTGTGCACCTACTGCCAGAGGATGAGGCTCCTCATAgctccctctgcctctgcctcTGCCTTCACAGTGACTTCTCCCAACAAAACACTGGAAAACCAGCTCACAGTGGACTCCCTCTATCAACTGTCAGTGGACATTCGAAAGGTACGGAAGTTCCGGGGATGGGTTC CGTATGTGTCAGAAACTGCAGACCTGTTGAGGGACATGGGGGCAGACCCAACAGCGATCGCCCGCATCCTTCAAACTCACCCTGAAGCTGTCCTGTGTCGACCGGAGGACGTGGCCGCCCAAAGAGACCTTTGGGTGTCTGTGTGCCCCAACAAGCGTAAATTGATGAGCATCATTGAAAAGTTCCCGGCTTCTTTCTTCACATTAACTCACCATAGCAACCAACGGGCTAACATCCTTTACCTCCAGAGTCTCCGCCTCAGCAACAGGATCATCGGCAAGCTGATGGCCAGCGCCCCGCAGAGCTTCAGTCGACCTGTGGAGCTGAACAAAGAGGTCATCTACACTCTGAGGGAGACCTACCTGGACCTGGGCGGAGATGAGGTCAACCTGCGCATCTGGCTGCAGAAGCTCCTGAGCCAGAACCCGTTCATCCTGCTGCGGCCGGCTGAAGCCTGGAGGGACAGTCTGGGCTTTCTGAGGGAGCAGGGTTTCACCACAGAGGAGCTCCTCAGCTTGGTTTCAAGCCTCAGAGCCTCCATTGCAGAGCTGCAGCCAGAGGCCATGCAGCAGGCGCTGGCCTACATCGAGGGGGCTCTCGCCTGCTCCAAGGACGAACTCAAGCAAATTGTGATCCGCTGCCCGGCCATTTTGTACTACTCCTTGCCCACCCTGGTGGGGCGATTCCAAGGACTGATGGATGTTGGAGTGAGCATGGAGCAGGTGAAGGAATCTCCAAATATCCTGGAGCTCACTACGCAAATTGTGCTTCATCGCATCCAGAAGTTGGCCTCTTACGGGTATGACGTGTGCTCTGGCAGCCTGGACATTATTGTGGGAACTAAGAAGGACTTTGAGATGAGTTATGGCAAGCTGCACctcaggcagcagcagccactCTTCAACCCTGTAGCTCCCCTCAGATCTGCTGAGGAGTGA
- the LOC144537687 gene encoding cryptochrome-1-like — translation MVINTIHWFRKGLRLHDNPALKESLLGADTVRCVYILDPWFAGSSNVGINRWRFLLQSLEDLDYSLRKLNSRLFVIRGQPTDVFPRLFKEWNISRLSYEYDSEPFGKERDAAIKKLACEAGVEVTVRISHTLYDLDKIIELNGGQSPLTYKRFQTLISRMDAVEVPAESITADIMGKCSTPLSEDHDDKFGVPSLEELGFDTEGLSSAVWPGGETEALTRLERHLERKAWVANFERPRMNANSLLASPTGLSPYLRFGCLSCRLFYFKLTDLYRKVKKNSSPPLSLYGQLLWREFFYTAATNNPCFDKMESNPICVQIPWDRNPEALAKWAEGRTGFPWIDAIMTQLRQEGWIHHLARHAVACFLTRGDLWIGWEEGMKVFEELLLDADWSVNAGSWMWLSCSSFFQQFFHCYCPVGFGRRTDPNGDYIRRYLPILRGFPAKYIYDPWNAPEAVQKAAKCVIGVHYPKPMVNHAEASCLNIERMKQIYQQLSCYRGFGLLATVPSNSNGNGNGEMSSDGMGLSVKATHNAAVPSRYPMPVHSQREWQSGVMMYRQNDPQTSFGAHQQGYAGTSMKCYAQGAQQIPAIQKGRELHCTTQTVVKRHSEDSGNGKGSKVQRQSIH, via the exons GTTCTTACTTCAGAGTCTTGAGGACTTGGACTACAGCCTCCGTAAGCTCAACTCTCGGTTGTTTGTGATACGGGGCCAACCCACTGATGTCTTTCCCAGACTGTTCAAG GAGTGGAACATTTCTCGTTTGTCTTACGAGTACGACTCTGAGCCCTTTGGGAAAGAACGAGATGCAGCTATTAAGAAACTGGCCTGTGAGGCTGGAGTGGAGGTGACGGTTCGCATCTCCCACACACTCTATGACCTGGACAA GATCATAGAGTTAAATGGGGGTCAGTCCCCTCTTACCTACAAGCGGTTCCAGACCCTCATCAGTCGTATGGATGCAGTGGAGGTGCCTGCGGAGTCCATCACGGCTGACATCATGGGGAAATGCAGTACGCCACTGTCCGAAGACCATGATGACAAGTTTGGCGTCCCCTCCTTGGAGGAGCTGG GTTTTGATACTGAAGGTCTGTCCTCAGCTGTGTGGCCGGGGGGAGAGACCGAAGCCCTCACGCGACTTGAGAGGCATTTGGAGAGGAAG GCATGGGTAGCCAACTTTGAGCGTCCCAGAATGAACGCCAACTCGCTGCTCGCCAGCCCGACAGGCCTCAGCCCGTACCTGCGCTTCGGCTGCCTCTCCTGTCGCCTCTTCTACTTCAAACTCACCGACCTCTACAGGAAG GTGAAGAAGAACAGctcccctcccctctcgctCTACGGTCAGCTGCTGTGGCGCGAGTTCTTCTACACGGCTGCCACCAACAACCCCTGCTTCGACAAGATGGAGAGTAACCCCATCTGCGTTCAGATCCCGTGGGACCGCAACCCTGAGGCGCTGGCCAAGTGGGCGGAGGGCCGCACCGGCTTCCCCTGGATCGACGCCATCATGACGCAGCTGAGGCAGGAGGGCTGGATCCACCACCTGGCTCGACACGCCGTGGCCTGTTTCCTGACCCGAGGAGACCTCTGGAtcggctgggaggagggcatgaAG GTGTTtgaggagctgctgctggatGCAGACTGGAGTGTGAATGCAGGCAGCTGGATGTGGCTCTCCTGCAGTTCTTTCTTCCAGCAGTTCTTCCACTGCTACTGCCCCGTGGGTTTCGGCCGACGCACAGACCCCAATGGAGATTACATACG GCGCTACCTGCCCATTCTGAGAGGGTTTCCAGCCAAATATATTTATGATCCCTGGAATGCTCCAGAGGCTGTGCAGAAGGCAGCCAAATGTGTTATTGGAGTGCATTACCCCAAGCCCATGGTGAACCATGCAGAGGCCAGCTGTCTCAACATTGAGCGAATGAAACAGATCTACCAGCAGCTCTCCTGTTATAGAGGCTTTG GCCTTCTGGCTACAGTTCCGTCCAACTCTAACGGTAACGGTAACGGAGAGATGTCCTCAGACGGGATGGGATTGTCTGTCAAGGCTACACACAATGCTGCAGTTCCATCTC gcTATCCGATGCCGGTGCACTCCCAAAGAGAGTGGCAAAGCGGTGTCATGATGTACCGGCAGAATGATCCACAAACGAGCTTCGGCGCACACCAGCAGG GTTACGCAGGCACCAGTATGAAGTGTTACGCCCAAGGCGCACAGCAGATTCCTGCAATTCAGAAAG gacGTGAACTCCACTGCACCACTCAGACCGTGGTCAAACGGCACAGCGAGGACTCTGGGAATGGCAAAGGCTCTAAAGTCCAGAGACAGAGTATTCACTAG